The genomic region ACATGCGGCAGCAGCTTGTAGGCCAGCCACGGGGTTATCACCAGGGCCACAATCAGCGAGAAGATCATCGCCAGGGAGGCCCCGATGGGCATGGGACTCATATAGGGTCCCATAAGCCCCGATACAAAGGCCATGGGCAGCACGGCGGATATCACCGTGAAGGTGGCCAGGATGGTGGGGTTGCCCACCTCGTTGATGGAGGCGATGGCAGCCTGCTTGAAGGGCAGCTTCCTCATCTTGAAGTGCCGGTGCATATTTTCGGCTACGATGATGGAGTCGTCCACCACGATGCCGGTCACGAAGACCAGCGCGAAGAGGGTGATGCGGTTCAGCGTGTAGCCGAAGAGATAGTACAGAAAAAGGGTCAGGGCGAAGGTGACCGGCACTGAGAGGAAGACCACCAGTCCGCCCCGCCATCCCATGGCCAGGGCCACGACGACGGTCACGGCCAGGATGGCCGCCAGCAGGTGTTCCAGCAGCGAAAGCACCTTGTTGGCCGCCGTCTCCCCGTAGTTGCGGGTGGTGGTCACGGTGATGTCGGAAGGTATGAGGCTGCCCTCCAGCAGCGCGATCTTCTCCTCCACCTGCCCGGCGATGTACATGGCGTCCGCCCCGGGGCGCTTGGCCACCGAAATGGTCACGGCGGGAAAGGACTCGCCCGGCATCAGATCACCTTTTCCCGCGGCCGCCCTTCCCAGCCCGTAGGAAACATAGTCTGTGGGCTCACCGGGACCGTCGCTTACCGTCTGCGATGCTGCCCAGGTAGATGGGGTCGCCGTTGCGCACGTCGACCACCAGGCTGCGCACCTCCTCGGCGTCGCGGAAGAAGTCGCCCGTGTCTACCAGGTAGCTGGTGTCGGCCCGGTCAAAGGAGCCCGAACGAAAGCTCCCGGTTGGCCGCGCGGATCTGGCCGGCCACCTGCATGGGATCGATGCCGTAGGAGGCCATCCTGGCCTTGTCGAGCTGCACGCGAACCTGCCGGGTTCGTCCCCCGTGCAGGCTGGTCTGCGCCACGTCGTCGATTTTCTTGATCTCCAGGGCCAGCTCGTCGGCCACCCGCCGGATCTGGTAGTCGTCGTAGCTGCGGCTCCACAGGGTCAGCGTCATGATGGGCACGTCGTCGATGGAGCGCGGTAATTTAACGATTAAAAGTACGGCGTCTTTTCAGATTTGTCAATCGTTTTCGCACAAATTGACCAAAAAGACGTGGAGTTTCGCGACTCTCTTGATGACTTCCGGTGCTAGCTCACCAGCAGCAGCGGACATTTCACGTTGCGCAGCAGCGAATCGAGGTACTTGCTCACCACCTCCATCCCCTTCGGCAGGACCAACAGCCCGCACCGTTGCCTGTAGACGACGTCCATAAAACTGCCCAGGTCGGCATGGGGCATGGCCTGCACGTCTGCGAAGACCCGGTGCCGGTCCAGCACGTCGCGAACTTCGACGCGCCGCTCCTCGGTCAACTTGTCACCCTCCCCCGTCACCAGCACGGACAGCCGGCTGTTGTCGTTTTTCGCAATCTGCAGGGCGATGGCCAGTCCTTTCCGTCCTGACGGCGATCCGTCATAGACCACCGTCAACACCGTCCCCACGTACATCCCCTTCTCCAGGATCAGCACGGGTTTGTCGGATTGCCGGATGATGGCCCGGGCCGTGGAGCCCAGCCGCCCCCTTTTGGCGTAGTTGCCTTTCAGTCCCAGCGTGATCAGGTCCGACCGCCTGGAGGCCTCCAGCACCTTTTCGTCCACCTTGCCGCTGGCGGTCTCCATGGAATAGGTTACCTGGTAATGCTGGCCCAGGTCGTGCATGCGGTCCCGGATGCGGTTGCGCAGGCGGGTCATCTTCTCCTCCACCGTGTCCCTTTCGAGGGGTCCCTCCTCCCCGGTGAGCTCGCTGATGCTGGTGGTGACCGGCAGGTCGGACAGCCGGCCCCAGAGCTCGTTCTCCACGAAGAGGCCCTTCACGTTGGCTTCCAGGATGTGGGCCAGCGTGACGGCGGCCTCCAGGGCGGCGTGGCTGTGCGGGGAGGTGTCCACCGCCACCAGGATCTCCCGCAGCACCCGTTCTTTTTCGGATTCTTCGGCCATGGCTACTTCCTGCCGTTTTCAGGGGTTGCGAATTCCTTGCGGCGCTCGGCAAAGTCGGAGAGCTTTTCCCGGATAAGGTGATTGACGGTATCCTCGGGGAAACTGCCGTCCGGCTGCTCCTCGCCGGCGGTCATGCCGGTGAGCAGCTCCATGCCCTCGTCGAGGGTTTCGATGGACCAGATGTGGAACCGGCCCTCCTCCACCGCCTCCACCACGTCGCTGCGCAGCATCAGGTTCTTCTCGTTGGCCTTGGGGATGATCACGCCCTGCTCGCCGGTGAGCCCCTTTTTGCTGCAGACGTCGAAGTAGCCCTCGATCTTCTCGTTCACCCCGCCGATGGGCTGGATCTGCCCGTGCTGGTTGACCGAGCCGGTTACGCTGAACGACTGTTTCAGGGGGAGGTCGCCTATGGCCGAGAGCAGCGCGAACAGTTCGGCTGCCGAGGCGCTGTCGCCGTCGATGTTCCCGTAGGACTGTTCGAATACGAGGGAGGCGGACATGGCCAGGGGACGTTCCCGCGCGTAGCGCTCGCCCAGGTAGCCCTTGATAATCAGCACGCCCTTGGAGTGAATGGGACCGCTCATCTCCACCTCGCGCTCGATGTTGATGATCTCGCCCTTGCCCAGCTGCACGCGGGCGGTAATGCGGTTGGGCCGCCCGAACATCAGGTTGCCCAGCTGCAGCACCGACAGGCCGTTCACCTGCCCGACGGCCTCCCCTTCCGTGTCGATGAAGATGGTGCCCCGCTCGATGGTCTCCTGCACCTTGTCGCGCAGGCGCGCCGAGCGGTAGATCTTGTGCTCGATGGCCTTCTCCACGTCTTCGTAGTGCACGTGGCCGTTATCGTTCTCCTCGGCCCAGTGGTCGGCCTCAATCAGCAGGTCCTTCAGCTCCTCGGTCTGCGTGGAGAGCTTCTCGTTGTCGCCGGTCATCCGCGATCCCTGCTCGATGATGCGGGCCACGGCCTTCCGGTCGAAGTGCCGCAGGCCGTTCTCCTCGATAAGGCCGGCGATCAGCTGCGAGTAGTGCTCCTGGTTGTCGCCGTTGCGGTCAATCTCGTCCTCGAAGTCGGCCTCCACCTTGAAGAGCTTCTGGAATTCGGGGTCGTGCTCACAGAGCAGGTAGTAGAGCATGCGCTGCCCCAGCAGCACCACCTTCACCTCCAGGTCCACCGGCTCGGGCGAAAGCGAAACCGTGCTGATCATGCTGTAGGATTCGCCGAGGGACTCGATCTTGAGCCTGCCCGATTTGAGGGCGCGCTTCAGTCCCTCCCAGGCGAAGGGCTCCAGCAGCACCTGCCGCGCGTCCAGCACCAGGTAGCCCCCGTTGGCGCGGTGGAGGGCGCCCGGCTTGATCAAATTGAAATTCGTGGTCAGGGCGCCCATGCGTGACTTGTACTCCACGCGGCCGACCAGGTTCTTGTAGTTGGGATTGTCCTCGTAGACCACCGGGGCGCCCTCGGTTTCGGCGTGGTCCACCAGCACGTTCACCCGGTACCGGTCCAGCACCGGGGTGCCCGAGTCGGTGCCCTGCAGCCGGGCTTGCCGGCCGCCCATCATCTGGGCCATCTGGTTGCCGCCCTGCTGCTGACCCTGGTTGCTCATGATGGCCTGCACGTTCTCCACGATGTCCAGCTCCACGGCGTCCAGAAAGTCCTGCACGCGTTTCAACTCGGAGAAGGCCTCCCGGATGTCGTCAAAGAGGTCCTTGATGGCAAAGGTGGCGATCTCCTTGTCCAGCTCCTTCTTCTTGCGGCGCAGCTCGCGCTGGGCGGACGGCATCTGGCGTATCAGTTCCTGGAGCTTCTCCTGCAGGCCCTTGGTCTTCTCCTGCAGCTCCTGGCGTTTCTCCTGGGAAAGGCTGTTCACCTCCTCCTGGTTCATCAGGTCGCCGTCCTCCTTGATGGGCGCGAAGGTAAAGCCCGCGGGAGTGCGGAGCAGCGAGAGTCCCTTCTCCCGGGCCTCCTCCTGCAGCTCCTCGAAAGTCTGGTCCTGCTGGTCCTGCACCTCATCCTGCAGGGCCTGGCGGCGGTTTTCGTACTCCTCGGTCTCGAAGGCGGCCGTCAGCGTGGGAGGCAGGTCCTCGATCAGCTTCTCCATCCACTCCTTCAGCTCGCAGCCGCGGCCGCGAGGCATATGCAGGGCCGCGGGTTCGTAGCGGTCGTCGAAGTTGTTCACGTAGCAGAGATCCCCCGGGGTCTCCTCATCAGCGGAGGCCTCCTCCAGGTACTCCAGGATGTGTCCCCGCTTGTCGGTCTCATGGGGACCCAGGGCAAAGATGTTGTAGCCCTTGCGGTCGATGCCCGTGCCGAAATCCAGGGACGAGGTCAATCGCTCCTGGCCGAGCACCTTGACCCGGTTGGAGATTTCTTCGGTGGATTCAAAG from Balneolaceae bacterium harbors:
- a CDS encoding efflux RND transporter permease subunit; this encodes MPGESFPAVTISVAKRPGADAMYIAGQVEEKIALLEGSLIPSDITVTTTRNYGETAANKVLSLLEHLLAAILAVTVVVALAMGWRGGLVVFLSVPVTFALTLFLYYLFGYTLNRITLFALVFVTGIVVDDSIIVAENMHRHFKMRKLPFKQAAIASINEVGNPTILATFTVISAVLPMAFVSGLMGPYMSPMPIGASLAMIFSLIVALVITPWLAYKLLPHVKPEKDEERQRKGLPAGRHAHLPMVLRGTMRAAPGTGDLPLDVHRRGDAPAAGLHAAVCTSAWWR
- a CDS encoding efflux RND transporter permease subunit codes for the protein MPIMTLTLWSRSYDDYQIRRVADELALEIKKIDDVAQTSLHGGRTRQVRVQLDKARMASYGIDPMQVAGQIRAANRELSFGLL
- a CDS encoding universal stress protein, producing MAEESEKERVLREILVAVDTSPHSHAALEAAVTLAHILEANVKGLFVENELWGRLSDLPVTTSISELTGEEGPLERDTVEEKMTRLRNRIRDRMHDLGQHYQVTYSMETASGKVDEKVLEASRRSDLITLGLKGNYAKRGRLGSTARAIIRQSDKPVLILEKGMYVGTVLTVVYDGSPSGRKGLAIALQIAKNDNSRLSVLVTGEGDKLTEERRVEVRDVLDRHRVFADVQAMPHADLGSFMDVVYRQRCGLLVLPKGMEVVSKYLDSLLRNVKCPLLLVS
- a CDS encoding AAA family ATPase — translated: MNQLDAASLRKACDARQFDFESTEEISNRVKVLGQERLTSSLDFGTGIDRKGYNIFALGPHETDKRGHILEYLEEASADEETPGDLCYVNNFDDRYEPAALHMPRGRGCELKEWMEKLIEDLPPTLTAAFETEEYENRRQALQDEVQDQQDQTFEELQEEAREKGLSLLRTPAGFTFAPIKEDGDLMNQEEVNSLSQEKRQELQEKTKGLQEKLQELIRQMPSAQRELRRKKKELDKEIATFAIKDLFDDIREAFSELKRVQDFLDAVELDIVENVQAIMSNQGQQQGGNQMAQMMGGRQARLQGTDSGTPVLDRYRVNVLVDHAETEGAPVVYEDNPNYKNLVGRVEYKSRMGALTTNFNLIKPGALHRANGGYLVLDARQVLLEPFAWEGLKRALKSGRLKIESLGESYSMISTVSLSPEPVDLEVKVVLLGQRMLYYLLCEHDPEFQKLFKVEADFEDEIDRNGDNQEHYSQLIAGLIEENGLRHFDRKAVARIIEQGSRMTGDNEKLSTQTEELKDLLIEADHWAEENDNGHVHYEDVEKAIEHKIYRSARLRDKVQETIERGTIFIDTEGEAVGQVNGLSVLQLGNLMFGRPNRITARVQLGKGEIINIEREVEMSGPIHSKGVLIIKGYLGERYARERPLAMSASLVFEQSYGNIDGDSASAAELFALLSAIGDLPLKQSFSVTGSVNQHGQIQPIGGVNEKIEGYFDVCSKKGLTGEQGVIIPKANEKNLMLRSDVVEAVEEGRFHIWSIETLDEGMELLTGMTAGEEQPDGSFPEDTVNHLIREKLSDFAERRKEFATPENGRK